TTTTGAAgacagtgttaccttttttctNNNNNNNNNNNNNNNNNNNNNNNNNNNNNNNNNNNNNNNNNNNNNNNNNNNNNNNNNNNNNNNNNNNNNNNNNNNNNNNNNNNNNNNNNTTCACAAGGATGCCAAGGCCTCACAGCTGTTGACATTGTAGACACCTGAGACACCCGTGTTTTGACTCGCTCCTCAGGTGACATCGCGACACACAAGCTGACAACGCACGGAGGAGGAAAGTTCAACGACGGTCCAGATTTGATGACAGGTGCCCCGCGTCAACAAGATTTTTGGTGGATGCAGGGATATTTAAAAACCGGTATGTTATATTTTTGGCAGGTAGTTGTGCGGATATTTGCATTTCTTTCCTGAATGCGAAGTTTGCCAATCATCCACATGAACACCCTGGCCGGACTGACCGGGTAACCTGATACTACAGTCTACAAGAACTACCTCCACCTGATGGACCAAACAGGTCGCCTACCACCTTGCCCTCCCTCACCTGGTCACCACCTGAGTACCAAAAGATCCCCGAAGCATGAACGACCCGGACGNNNNNNNNNNNNNNNNNNNNNNNNNNNNNNGTGTCCTCTCCCCGAGATTTTCTTCAATTCGCCTTTGGTTAGTCAGTTAATTTTTCGTCTGCGTCTTCGTTCCACCTCTAATGCATTCACGTGTTtatgatttaattaataataagagtTTTTCTACTTCATAGANNNNNNNNNNNNNNNNNNNNNNNNNNNNNNNNNNNNNNNNNNNNGGCAGAACTCCCCGTGTTCGGCTTGGCTTCACAACACTGCAGTGGGGCGGGCAGGTGCACCGGGGGCCTGGGCTTCTGCAGCTCAATACGCGATTAAAATACCACATTACGCTCCGATAACCAACTTGCCACGGGGCGCTTCCGAGTCCCCCTAGCCGACTCAGGGCTATCTGGGCATTAGGGGCTTTGACATACCCTGGGTGTCGCCTCTCAAATGCCCGGCGAATCACAAATCCAGCGAGTCATAACATgacgcgagagaaaaaaaatgaaatatggatAAATAGGGTACCGAGGACAATTACGAAGGAAAGAGAGTACGGTATGATACCCATCAGTGTAACAACGGAACAGACGAGAATAAGGCCGAGGAtttggagaagaggaaagaaagaggggaagaaagggggagaggatagggacagaaaataagaagagaaaggaagagagccaCAAGAGTCGGGCTTGTGGTTGACCCCTACTGACCCTACAACACACCTGGCAAGTGTCATGTCATACACTTGACCTCCTCTTGGGACCTGATTTATGGGCGGAGCTTAAGTTACGTTacgagggagtagggaggggtgaagaggaagaagggaggggtcaatagaggataaggggaggaagataggggaggNNNNNNNNNNNNNNNNNNNNNNNNNNNNNNNNNNNNNNNNNNNNNNNNNNNNNNNTTGAAGAGGGTGAGCGGGATGGAAGGCAATGGGGAAAGTGCATAAAACCCATGATGAAAGNNNNNNNNNNNNNNNNNNNNNNNNNNNNNNNNNNNNNNNNNNNGACAGACTCGACTAGAACAAACAGGATAATTAAGGATAAACAAAGCAAAGGCGGAAAGGAAACAGTGCCGGTAAAGATCAAGGTGAAACGGCCGCTGTGATTTACTGGAAATAAAACATATGGATGAAAACAAAAGCATCGCTGTATAAATAAGCTCATCGCCATTGGACAAATCAACACACAAATAAGAGAGCGATTATGAGGAGGGGATGGccaggaaaggaaagagataagtGGGGgattgggagaaggggagggaggatagcagggaaggaaggagggaggcaagaagggagggttagagaaatagaaatgagagggaggaaaggagggggatgggaggggaaggagggggatgggaggggaaggagggggaggagagggaaggaggggaaggagggggaggagagggaaggagggggagggggagggggaggggagggcgaagaggaaggggagaaacgaACAAGAGaccgaaaatatgaaagaaaaatggaaagacaaGAAACAATGCGACGCGAACGGNNNNNNNNNNNNNNNNNNNNNNNNNNNNNNagaaaaatgtaaaaataatctaCTGCCTATTTGCTCTTCGTTTAAATACGCTTTACAAATAAGAGGAAAGGAAGcagtcaataaaaaaataagaaaactcaCAAATTACGAATGCGAgggaaaaaaatctatgataTGTAATACTAAAGAAAAACTGACGGTGTAGACACGAGAAAACGCAAGAGAAAACGGCCCCGAAAAATAAGGTGTGTACgtgacagatatataaaaaaagaaaaaataaactcaaaatgTTAAGGTAATTCTGAATTTAAAATATCtagaaaagtatataaaaaactaGGGTAAGCAGGCTTAGTGGTCGAAAAAAAATTCGTAATCCTGATCAAAATCAAGTTTCGAAAAACTAATAATGTTTTTCTgcgaattatagaaaaaaaaatacctcaaGTAAAAAAATAAGNNNNNNNNNNNNNNNNNNNNNNNNNNNNNNNNNNNNNNNNNNNNNNNNNNNNNNNNNNNNNNNNNNNNNNNNNNNNNNNNNNNNNNNGATTCTGACGAAAAATCTAGAAACTGAAgtcaattttattataaaaaatagaagtATATCGGATATAGTAAAAACCGTGATACTGGCCCAGTGCGAATAAAATACTCCGCTTTCCATTCTATGTAAACACCAATACTAAGCAATAACATAAATCAGGTGTTTGCCAGGCGATAAGAAACCATCTttactttgaagaaaaaaaagcatgctAGTCATAAAACATATCGTCAGCCCCTAAAATGGGAGAAGTAAaccaaaaaatattgaaatgatcACAGTAGAAAACcgtacaatataaacatataaacgaaAACAACAGCAATACGGCAATGctacacataaaaataattaggCCTACAATTACTGTCATCATAACTGCAATGACATTTACATAAACTCCTTTACTCTACAGAGGCCAGTCTtatcatataagaaaaaaaaatctgaaaaggcANNNNNNNNNNNNNNNNNNNNNNNNNNNNNNNATGTTTGTTTTTTCCATATTATACACTTTCTAGACTGTGGCCATTTTCGTCATCCATCCGTCTTCCCACACTACGTTTATTATTATGAAACGTCAAAAAACAATTACATTTCCTCCTAATTACGTAAATTCAATCACTGCCAATCATCCCAATTAAACACGGTCGATCACTCTTCAAAGAAAAGGAGCCTGCCGCCTCCTGCAAGCGTCCTTCAGTCCACCGGTGATTCCCGCTTGCATTTCGGTCTCTGGAATTCGCCTCGACAAGATGGAGTCGGCCGTGGCCAGGTAAAATtacaccccctaccccctgctcCCTGCCCTTTACCCCCCACACCATACCCTCAACACACACCCATCTAAGGCATGACGAGAGAAAGACATATTCCCTCAATTTGTGATTCGTCTTTCCGTTGTAAAGCAAAGCTCCATTCTACCCCAGAGGCCTTAAAACGCCCAGGGAATATCCACAGGAGACAGGATAACTCCCGCCATGGACGTCCGCTTGAATTTATCCTTCTGGAATGCGTCAGATATGTGCGTGTAGGTAAGGGCGTAGGTGCGTGCAGGCCACAGGAGGTGTAAACATGACAGACGAGGGTGTTCGCCGACACCCCGCATATATGGAACGTTCCTGTCGTCCTAGTTTTAATGTTTTGTCGCGATGTAATTTGTCGTTGCCCAATCGTGTCAAATGTCAGAATgataaacaacatttttttttacagaaagctTTCATTTTTAACGTAATCGGAAATTCGATTTTCATTACCAGAAGCTTGGCAATATTTACCGATCATATTTAGCATTATCGAGACAGCAAAGCATACAAAGaacaaataaattttcattttaaagccGTAACTCAAAAATAACGGCGAGTTACAAGAAGCAACCCCGGTTTGTCACGGTGCATCATGTTAACCTGTCATTTGTTACCTGCATGATGGCCATTTCTTTGACAATAACACCGGAGAGTATATatgtgatcattattgttattacatacaaTACGCATCTCCTCGTCAATCCGTGATTTATTCATATCTAATGTAATTCACTGCAGGGTCCGTTACAGACACTGCAGCGGAGGTTTAGAAATACAGAGAAAtccttctttcctatctctcatTCCACCTCCTATCTATCCNNNNNNNNNNNNNNNNNNNNNNNNNNNNNNNNNNNNNNNNNNNNNNNNNNNNNNNNNNNNNTTAGGTAAGATTGGAAGGACATGCAAACCATACAAGCGCGAGCATTATGGCCAGCGCAGTAGGTCCCGCTCTCAACCTGACGCCACTGAGGACCCGAAATATTTATCCCTCAGGAATGTTGATGTCCCCGGGAACGCGTGCGCGATCGCCAGGTTAGAATGAGCGCATGTgctgtgtctcccccccccccctttcccccatctccctcgtacccccatcacccccttacCCTTGCCGACAGTCACGCAACAAGTCTGTTAATTCTCCTTAGAGTTTTCGATATAGAAGAGCAAATTCATGGAACACGTTCGCCAAAAAACGAATAAATGTATCTAGTAGAAGTCGGGTTCAAATCAGAACAGCTGTCAAATCCCTCGATGTGACCTAGCATGACCCCCCAACCCTTATCAACTCGGTTCGGAGCCATACTTTCCCGCCAAAACTTTAGGCAACCCCGCCGCCTACGCAAGTCTCGGGGAGATGCCAGCGCGTGAGTTTTGTTGACATTCCTTATCCAAAAACAGAGTTATAGCACCGAATTTTAACTCGTAGGTGCATAAAGAGCGCGGATAAAATCACCAACTTAAATTTTCTCTACACTGTCAACTAAACTGTCAAGTCTTTACCCCTATCAAAGAAAATTGTGACGTGTAATAGAAGGACAGATTGCACACTGTGACAACTCCATACCGGAATACCACCACGTGTTATGTGAGGCAGAGTCTGAACTTCGCTGGGAATCTCTGGGTGACTGTATGCAAAGTTAGAACAAACTCCTACAGGATGAAGTCTATGTTTAGTTCACACACCCTGTTGCATTAACTATTTttcggtaatgataatatatttttcctgaaaaaatacggagacagaaatagatatcAAGATGGAGTCGGCCGTGAGTATAATGTGCTTTCTATTTAAGCTTGAATACGAACAGATTGCAAAATATGTAAATTGAATAGACGTTAACCATTGATGCAGCCAATCCACCCAAGTGCTATGGTACAATAAAAAAAGTGTGATTAAGCATTTAAAAGCGATGTTTCCCGTGTCCCACCAATACAGAAAGATGCAGATGCAAAGAAACATCaaaagatatatgcatacacatgaaaTCGAAAcattaaatagtattttttaataattataaattttgtaaagtATAGGAACTACAGTACGTGTCAGTCGAAGAGCCAAGTCAAGCGCTGGGCAAATGCACAGCTTTACAATCAAAACGGTAAAGCTGGTGGAACCTGTCaagctttttttttgtcctcaggTCAACGTACCCCAAGATATCCATAGAGCCTACANNNNNNNNNNNNNNNNNNNNNNNNNNNNNNNNNNNNNNNNNNNNNNNNNNNNCAAAAATACGGGTGTGATATTAAATCAACTTCACTTATGTCAGGTTAAAAGTGAGGTCATGACCTTCTATTGGGTCGTTCGGGTCACGACCATACACTGCATGAATGTCGCCCACTGCAAAATATCACATGATAACACGCGTTATCTACTATCTAGTCTTATCTAATCATCGTGATTccaaaccaccaacaacaaacaagaacTAGTCCCGTAAAACATCAATTTCCTGACAACCATTTCGCTCTGAACAAGCATAATCACTGACTTTACCTGTGTCACCTTCATGCCCTCCCCCCATCCAACcgccccaaccctcccctctgtCCAAGGTCACAAAGGTCATCCTACTCACGACCTGACGGTGGGTTTGTTGCTACCTGGCGGACTGTGTGACCACAGTTGACCTCGACTATAATAGCGAGGTCACCTGGTGGTCACACAGATCATTGTAAGGTAAAGATATTGTAGATAAAAGTACCGACTCTAATGACCTACACTAGGTGTTCGTACGGAGACAAAGCGAATATATCTTAAGGTTAACATTTACCAGCAACTATAAGGCAATTGTTGGTGAAGAATCCTTCGTTTATTGAAACCGATATGGGCCTAAAAGTAAACGACACCTTCTCATTACTCTGGTAGGCGGAGCTCACCTTGGGGGATAAGCCTATACGAATACGTAGGCCTATGGCCAACTACTACGGATCAACTCCTCGTTCTACGGTAATACATAATTAGATGAAAAAATCATCCAAATCATATTATAAATTGAATTATAttccatttttaaatatttacgtTTTATTGCACCATTTTTTGTTCGGTTTCCAAGCGTGCCTGTCTAGATCGAATCCACGAGCTATTACTCGAGAACATAATTCTTTCACTAAAACCTCCAACGACTAATTAGTTACGAAAAGTTACGAAAATAAAGACAATCTGCAGTGTACTCACTTGAGGTAATATATTTGCCCCTCGGGAGTCCTCGCTTGCTCCCAGCCAGGAGGAAGACTCCCCATATCATCGTTGAGGTTCAGGTGGCCaacctgctgctgctgttgcacaGCGAAGGTCTGTTGCAAGGATGCTGGCGAAGAGTGGTGCCGGAAGTGCTGCGGGGCCGTGTTGGGTGACATGGCACCCGACACTCTCAGGCCGCCCACGCCGCCCCCGCCGTAGGTAGAGTCCGCCGAGCCTTCCCTCGAGTGGGTGANNNNNNNNNNNNNNNNNNNNNNNNNNNNNNNNNNNNTGAAGAAAGACGCGGGCAGGTTGCGCATCTTGAAGGGCTTCTGCAAGGGCACTTGGCTAGAGGGCTTCAGCACTACCTCGAAAAGTGCCTGAAGCTCGCTGTCACTGTCAGCACGCACATGGACGATCTGGTTACCCCTTTGCTCCATAGAGAGCGAATCATCCTTGTTCGAGCTGGCCATCTTGGCTACTTAGGGTCAACACTCACACCAGCCACACACCATAACacgcacctcctctccctccggcGTCTCCCCAAGTACTGACTAGGAATGTTGCCGACTTGCGCACCCGACCGCGCACCCGACCGCGCACCCGCTGCTTGGCCGCCTGCCGCCAGGAGGCACCACCGCGCGAAATGCTTCTCTCAGTTAATACACGTCCAGGAAAAATTACTCATTTAGTGTTACCTCGGCCATATGACGGattattttgtaatgtttttgaGGTGACTGTCCAAGACCGTCACTTAGATGTTCATTTAAATCTGAATAGACAACTTTTGCGCGAgtttatatgaaatatgtgagCTACGGGGTAAACATGTTACACTAAGAATGTGTAAcctgtataattattatcatgattaacatacAGATTATTCTAGATATTTCAAAACAGcgacaacaacaccccaaaaaaaaatattcatgctTCACAACAAAATAAAGTCTTACGACAAGAAATCACGGAATTTATCTTAACTTCTGACATGTTAAACGTATTGTCTGAGAACTTGAAATCACCGAAAAAATATCAGCAATTGGTAACCCCCATTACAAAAAACTATTacaaaatgttgaaaaataaaactcTCCTAGAGACCTTAGTCATAAACACCTATATAAAGAAGTCGCAAAGATAACAGGCAGGTTTACACGAAGGAAATAAGTCAGCGTGTGAGAGCATGAATGGAAGTCTGGAAAGATGAAGAGTCACGTCAACCGATTCTTGCTTTAACAAAGAACGTAAATATGACTGCAAAGACATGGTGGAGTAAAGATGAAGAATGAGATAAATGTGATAATCTATGGTATTTTTTCATCCTATTCGTATCAACACATTTTGCGTGAAAAACTGAATTACTTAATTCTGAAGACTGAATCCCGCCATGAGAATgcattaataatgtaaaattcaTTCTCTTCTGTGCGCTTTCCcgtgattgataaatagataaaccaaTCAGCTACACTTTAAtccatgtataaatgtataacatTAAAAAGTGTCTTAATAAGCATATTgagattattataattcattatcaagTAATCATATTCAAAGTACTGTTCAATTGGCTCTACTACTATCTTACTATTAGGAAAANNNNNNNNNNNNNNNNNNNNNNNNNNNNNNNNNNNNNNNNNNNNNNNNNNNNNNNNNNNNNNNNNNNNNNNNNNNNNNNNNNNNNNNNNNNNNNNNNNNNNNNNNNNNNNNNNNNNNNNNNNNNNNNNNNNNNNNNNNNNNNNNNNNNNNNNNNNNNNNNNNNNNNNNNNNNNNNNNNNNNNNNNNNNNNNNNNNNNNNNNNNNNNNNNNNNNNNNNNNNNNNNNNNNNNNNNNNNNNNNNNNNNNNNNNNNNNNNNNNNNNNNNNNNNNNNNNNNNNNNNNNNNNNNNNNNNNNNNNNNNNNNNNNNNNNNNNNNNNNNNNNNNNNNNNNNNNNNNNNNNNNNNNNNNNNNNNNNNNNNNNNNNNNNNNNNNNNNNNNNNNNNNNNNNNNNNNNNNNNNNNNNNNNNNNNNNNNNNNNNNNNNNNNNNNNNNNNNNNNNNNNNNNNNNNNNNNNNNNNNNNNNNNNNNNNNNNNNNNNNNNNNNNNNNNNNNNNNNNNNNNNNNNNNNNNNNNNNNNNNNNNNNNNNNNNNNNNNNNNNNNNNNNNNNNNNNNNNNNNNNNNNNNNNNNNNNNNNNNNNNNNNNNNNNNNNNNNNNNNNNNNNNNNNNNNNNNNNNNNNNNNNNNNNNNNNNNNNNNNNNNNNNNNNNNNNNNNNNNNNNNNNNNNNNNNNNNNNNNNNNNNNNNNNNNNNNNNNNNNNNNNNNNNNNNNNNNNNNNNNNNNNNNNNNNNNNNNNNNNNNNNNNNNNNNNNNNNNNNNNNNNNNNNNNNNNNNNNNNNNNNNNNNNNNNNNNNNNNNNNNNNNNNNNNNNNNNNNNNNNNNNNNNNNNNNNNNNNNNNNNNNNNNNNNNNNNNNNNNNNNNNNNNNNNNNNNNNNNNNNNNNNNNNNNNNNNNNNNNNNNNNNNNNNNNNNNNNNNNNNNNNNNNNNNNNNNNNNNNNNNNNNNNNNNNNNNNNNNNNNNNNNNNNNNNNNNNNNNNNNNNNNNNNNNNNNNNNNNNNNNNNNNNNNNNNNNNNNNNNNNNNNNNNNNNNNNNNNNNNNNNNNNNNNNNNNNNNNNNNNNNNNNNNNNNNNNNNNNNNNNNNNNNNNNNNNNNNNNNNNNNNNNNNNNNNNNNNNNNNNNNNNNNNNNNNNNNNNNNNNNNNNNNNNNNNNNNNNNNNNNNNNNNNNNNNNNNNNNNNNNNNNNNNNNNNNNNNNNNNNNNNNNNNNNNNNNNNNNNNNNNNNNNNNNNNNNNNNNNNNNNNNNNNNNNNNNNNNNNNNNNNNNNNNNNNNNNNNNNNNNNNNNNNNNNNNNNNNNNNNNNNNNNNNNNNNCCTGGGGGGCATAGAGTACTTGCTTGGGGCCATAgagcattatgaatattatgacaTCGANNNNNNNNNNNNNNNNNNNNNNNNNNNNNNNNNNNNNNNNNNNNNNNNNNNNNNNNNNNNNNNNNNNNNNNNNNNNNNNNNNNNNNNNNNNNNNNNNNNNNNNNNNNNNNNNNNNNNNNNNNNNNNNNNNNNNNNNNNNNNNNNNNNAGATGACAGTCACTGAATGGGAACgtggagattattatatattggtcggggGCCACAGAATGAAAAATGTTGGGGACCACTANNNNNNNNNNNNNNNNNNNNNNNNNNNNNNNNNNNNNNNNNNNNNNNNNNNNNNNNNNNNNNNNNNNNNNNNNNNNNNNNNNNNNNNNNNNNNNNNNNNNNNNNNNNNNNNNNNNNNNNNNNNNNNNNNNNNNNNNNNNNNNNNNNNNNNNNNNNNNNNNNNNNNNNNNNNNNNNNNNNNNNNNNNNNNNNNNNNNNNNNNNNNNNNNNNNNNNNNNNNNNNNNNNNNNNNNNNNNNNNNNNNNNNNNNNNNNNNNNNNNNNNNNNNNNNNNNNNNNNNNNNNNNNNNNNNNNNNNNNNNNNNNNNNNNNNNNNNNNNNNNNNNNNNNNNNNNNNNNNNNNNNNNNNNNNNNNNNNNNNNNNNNNNNNNNNNNNNNNNNNNNNNNNNNNNNNNNNNNNNNNNNNNNNNNNNNNNNNNNNNNNNNNNNNNNNNNNNNNNNNNNNNNNNNNNNNNNNNNNNNNNNNNNNNNNNNNNNNNNNNNNNNNNNNNNNNNNNNNNNNNNNNNNNNNNNNNNNNNNNNNNNNNNNNNNNNNNNNNNNNNNNNNNNNNNNNNNNNNNNNNNNNNNNNNNNNNNNNNNNNNNNNNNNNNNNNNNNNNNNNNNNNNNNNNNNNNN
This Penaeus monodon isolate SGIC_2016 chromosome 19, NSTDA_Pmon_1, whole genome shotgun sequence DNA region includes the following protein-coding sequences:
- the LOC119585230 gene encoding transcriptional coactivator yorkie-like (The sequence of the model RefSeq protein was modified relative to this genomic sequence to represent the inferred CDS: added 36 bases not found in genome assembly), which produces MASSNKDDSLSMEQRGNQIVHVRADSDSELQALFEVVLKPSSQVPLQKPFKMRNLPASFFTPPAHRQSPAPTVTHSREGSADSTYGGGGVGGLRVSGAMSPNTAPQHFRHHSSPASLQQTFAVQQQQQVGHLNLNDDMGSLPPGWEQARTPEGQIYYLK